In Candidatus Eisenbacteria bacterium, the DNA window GGGCCGGGGTACGGGGGGTCATGCATTGCTTCTCCGGTGATATCCGCCATGCCCGGCGCGCGATCAAATTGGGATTCCTGCTCGGGCTGGGGGGCAGCATCACCTATGACGCGGATCGCTGGCGGCCGCTGGTGCGCAAGATCGGCCTTGAACATATTATCGTCGAGACCGATTGCCCCTACCTCTCGCCCGAGCCCGACCGGCGCGCGCGCAACGAGCCGGCGCGGGTGTGGCAAACGGCGGAGCGGCTCGCCGACTATCTCGGCGTTGATGTGGATGAGGTCGACGCGGCCACCGACCGGGCAGCGGTGGATCTCTTTAACATTTCCGATGATCTCAAGGATTTGAAATGAGCGACGCGCAGCCTGCCGGCGGATCGGAGCGGGCCTGGCTGCGGCATGCCGGGATCCGTCCTAAAAAGAGGCTGGGCCAGAATTTTCTGATCAATCCGAATTTCAGGGATCGTCTTATCGCGGCGATCGGCGTGGCCGAAGATGATGCGGTGCTCGAGATCGGACCCGGTTCGGGGTCGCTGACCCTGCCGCTGGCCCGCATCGCCAAGCGGGTTTGGGCGGTGGAGCGGGACAAGAGATTGTACGATCTTCTCAGCGAGCGGTCGGAAGCCGAGCTCCCCGGCGCCGCTTTAACAATGATCCATGAGGATATTCTGGCCGTTGATCCGGGGGTGCTCGCCCGTGAGGCGGGGCGCCCGCTGCTGCTTGTCGGCAACCTTCCCTATGCCGTCACCTCGCCGATCCTGCTTTGGATGCTCAAGCACCGCGATTCGTTCGCGGGCGCCGTGATCATGGTGCAGAAGGAGTACGGCGACCGCCTGCGCGCCACCCCCGGCGGGCCCGGATCGTCGAGCCTCACCGTCTGGGCCGCCTATCACGCCCGCGTGACACAGGAGATGCGCGTGCCGCCGACCGTTTTTTGGCCTCCGCCGGATGTCGACTCGCTGCTGTTGCGCTTACACTTTCATGAGCAGCCGCCCTATCCGCTCAGCGATCCCGGCTGGCTGGAACAATCGCTGCGGATCAGTTTCGGCAAGCGCCGCAAGCAACTCGGCGGCTGTGTCGCCGACGCGCTGGATCTTTCGCGCAACGAGGCGGTCGAACTGCTGCAGAAGCTCTCGATCGATCCCGCCCGCCGCGGCGAGACCCTGACGCTCGAAGAACACTGCCGCCTGGCCGAGGCGATCGGCCGCGGATGGCCCGGTCATCTGGCGCGGCACGGTCGTTGACGCTATCCACCTACCTTCCGCATTCGTCACTTACGGGGATTTTCGGAGGCTGGGCGCTTTTCGTTGAGGCTCCGATTCTGCATGTGCGCCGGCATCAAGGTAAACAGACATTCACAGAAAAGATGAAGCATAAGATTGACACGGC includes these proteins:
- the rsmA gene encoding ribosomal RNA small subunit methyltransferase A gives rise to the protein MSDAQPAGGSERAWLRHAGIRPKKRLGQNFLINPNFRDRLIAAIGVAEDDAVLEIGPGSGSLTLPLARIAKRVWAVERDKRLYDLLSERSEAELPGAALTMIHEDILAVDPGVLAREAGRPLLLVGNLPYAVTSPILLWMLKHRDSFAGAVIMVQKEYGDRLRATPGGPGSSSLTVWAAYHARVTQEMRVPPTVFWPPPDVDSLLLRLHFHEQPPYPLSDPGWLEQSLRISFGKRRKQLGGCVADALDLSRNEAVELLQKLSIDPARRGETLTLEEHCRLAEAIGRGWPGHLARHGR